In Tenacibaculum pacificus, a single window of DNA contains:
- a CDS encoding Pycsar system effector family protein, whose protein sequence is MILVTKICVKPVTKLEKIIKDADCAHLGSKNFSDYTLLLRKEWELTKVAVFSDEKWLEENIKFLTKQRFYTDFAVKNWSKIASKNLAELLKNQQKLKQENKRLQHKKEELAFKKNKVELPERGIETMFRVALRNHITLSDIADTKANILLSVNAIIISMSLSTLIPKLDNPTNHYLIIPSLIFVLFTVASIILSVMATRPNVTQGKFTKEDVANKKVNLLFFGNFHQMNLPDFEWAMNEMMKDRDYLYGSLTKDLYFLGLVLNRKYKLLRTTYTVFMIGIIISVIAFVVAFQIQENSNIL, encoded by the coding sequence TTGATTTTAGTTACTAAAATTTGTGTAAAACCTGTAACCAAGTTAGAAAAAATAATTAAAGATGCTGATTGTGCTCATTTAGGAAGTAAAAATTTTAGCGATTATACATTATTATTAAGAAAAGAGTGGGAGCTGACTAAAGTAGCTGTTTTTTCTGATGAAAAATGGCTAGAAGAAAATATTAAATTCTTAACAAAACAACGTTTTTATACAGATTTTGCAGTTAAAAACTGGAGTAAAATAGCAAGTAAAAATTTAGCTGAATTATTAAAAAATCAACAAAAATTAAAACAAGAAAATAAGAGATTACAACATAAAAAAGAGGAATTAGCTTTTAAAAAAAACAAAGTAGAGTTACCCGAAAGAGGTATTGAAACGATGTTTCGTGTTGCTTTAAGAAATCATATTACTTTAAGTGATATTGCAGATACGAAAGCGAATATTTTGTTATCGGTAAATGCTATTATTATTTCGATGAGTTTATCTACTTTAATTCCAAAATTAGACAATCCGACGAATCATTATTTAATAATTCCATCGTTAATATTTGTTTTGTTTACGGTGGCTTCTATTATATTGTCTGTAATGGCAACCCGTCCAAATGTAACACAAGGGAAGTTTACTAAAGAAGATGTTGCGAATAAAAAAGTAAATTTATTGTTTTTTGGAAATTTTCATCAAATGAATCTTCCTGATTTTGAATGGGCAATGAATGAAATGATGAAAGACCGTGATTATTTATACGGTTCATTAACCAAAGATTTATATTTTTTAGGCTTAGTTTTAAACAGAAAATATAAATTACTAAGAACAACTTATACTGTTTTTATGATAGGAATTATTATAAGTGTAATTGCTTTTGTTGTAGCATTTCAAATACAAGAAAATTCAAATATTTTATAA
- a CDS encoding metallophosphoesterase translates to MKFKYLLVFFAINLLTGCATYNAQYADKKAVKYLNKETKNNLNTDKKIAHTFYLIGDAGNSDLGKTSPALKYLNNHIRTAPKNSTLLFLGDNVYETGVPSKKSKKYSLAKHRIKVQTDIAEKFAGNSIFIPGNHDWYNGLDGLKRQEKLVKKALGKNSFLPENGCPLKKVTISKDVVLIIVDTHWYVTNWDNHPKINDNCNIKTRKKFFDEFKGLIKKARGKTTIIAMHHPMFTNGSHGGYYSFKSHMSPLPVLGTLKNILRKTTGIANVDLQNKKYNELKKHIVTLAQENEKTIFVSGHEHSLQYIVEDNLPQIISGSGSKNSATKLAGGAKFTYGSQGFAKLDIYKDGSSNVRFYSVNENKVVYQTTIFPADKNKNFITYPYRNIKEKSASIYSDKEVKKAKAFEYFWGKRYRKDFGTKVTAPTVNLDTLFGGLRPIRKGGGNQSKSLRLRDKKGREYVMRALRKNAVQYLQAVAFKDQYLKDQFDDTYTENLLLDAFTGSHPYAPFTIGTLSKAAGIYHTNPVLYYIPKQNALGSFNTEFGDELYMIEERAASGHGDKASFGFSDKIISTDDLLKKLAKSEKHILDEPAYIKARLFDMLIGDWDRHEDQWRWAVFKENGHTIYRPVPRDRDQAFSIMGDGFLLNIATRIIPDLRLMKAYQEDLKSPKWFNLEPYPLDMSLISQSDKKVWDAQVKHITATITDEIITEAFNNFPDEVQGETIKIIKKKLQGRRQNLQKISDIYFNHINKFQIIKGTNKDDWFEINRLPNGQTNVTAYRIKKGEKGAVFHQRTYNHSETKEIWIYGLDDDDVFVVKGNGNNLIKLRIIGGQNNDNYDIRNGKKVKVYDYKSKKNTFITNKGRKKLTDDYEINIYDYKKLKNNTNVLVPIIGTNPDDGFKIGVSNTYTTYGFERNPFTTQHKISGAYYFATDGFELNYSNEFANIIGNWNLGFNAMYTSPNYAINFFGFGNNSINLEADNLKDKNYNRVKIRKLIAGSSIHWKSDLAAEIKLGINYQSFKIDETSGRFITTQTMNFDRQNFLNAEASYTFENTDNPAFTTMGMKTALQVGYTSNLSNKNKFAYTIPSVSFDYKLISSSQLVLATKFKGHLTFGDGFEFYQGASLGANNGLRGYRNERFTGKNAFYHSTDIRLNLTTLKTSLVPLYIGVYGGFDYGKVWMKNMDSDKWNTSIGGGMFFNAANMMTAKVSAFNSQEGLQIAFSLGFNF, encoded by the coding sequence ATGAAGTTTAAATATTTGCTGGTTTTTTTCGCCATTAATCTACTTACTGGCTGTGCAACTTATAACGCTCAATATGCCGATAAAAAGGCTGTAAAATATTTGAATAAAGAAACAAAAAACAATTTAAATACTGATAAAAAAATCGCTCATACTTTTTATTTAATTGGCGATGCTGGAAATTCTGACTTAGGAAAAACATCACCTGCATTGAAATATTTGAATAACCATATTCGTACAGCGCCAAAAAATTCGACTTTACTTTTTTTAGGTGATAACGTGTACGAAACAGGAGTTCCATCTAAAAAATCAAAAAAATATTCATTAGCAAAACATCGAATTAAAGTACAAACCGATATTGCTGAAAAATTTGCAGGTAATTCAATATTTATCCCTGGAAATCATGATTGGTACAATGGTTTAGATGGCTTAAAAAGACAAGAAAAATTAGTTAAAAAAGCATTAGGAAAAAATTCTTTTTTACCCGAAAATGGCTGTCCATTAAAAAAAGTAACTATTTCGAAAGATGTCGTATTAATTATTGTCGACACTCATTGGTATGTTACTAATTGGGATAATCATCCTAAAATAAATGATAATTGCAATATAAAAACACGGAAAAAATTCTTTGATGAATTTAAAGGATTAATTAAAAAAGCAAGAGGAAAAACAACAATTATTGCCATGCATCACCCGATGTTTACCAATGGTTCTCACGGTGGTTATTATTCATTTAAAAGTCACATGAGCCCACTTCCTGTTTTAGGAACATTAAAAAATATCCTAAGAAAAACTACAGGTATTGCCAATGTTGATTTACAAAATAAAAAATATAACGAACTTAAAAAACACATTGTAACTTTAGCTCAAGAAAATGAAAAAACCATTTTTGTATCTGGTCACGAGCATAGTTTACAATACATTGTTGAAGATAATTTACCACAAATAATTAGTGGTTCAGGATCAAAAAATAGTGCTACTAAATTAGCTGGAGGTGCAAAATTCACTTACGGAAGTCAAGGTTTTGCTAAATTAGATATTTATAAAGATGGAAGTTCTAATGTTCGTTTTTATTCTGTAAATGAAAATAAAGTAGTCTATCAAACTACTATTTTCCCTGCGGATAAAAACAAGAATTTTATTACCTATCCTTATCGAAATATTAAAGAAAAATCGGCTAGTATTTACAGTGATAAGGAAGTCAAAAAAGCAAAAGCATTCGAATATTTTTGGGGAAAACGTTATCGAAAAGATTTCGGAACAAAAGTAACAGCGCCAACTGTAAATTTAGATACTCTTTTTGGCGGATTAAGACCTATTAGAAAAGGTGGTGGAAATCAATCTAAATCATTACGCTTACGCGATAAAAAAGGACGTGAATATGTAATGCGTGCTTTGCGTAAAAATGCTGTTCAATATTTACAAGCAGTTGCTTTTAAAGATCAATATTTAAAGGATCAATTTGATGATACATATACAGAAAACTTATTATTAGACGCATTTACAGGCTCGCATCCTTACGCACCTTTTACCATCGGAACGCTATCTAAAGCTGCTGGAATTTATCATACAAATCCTGTTTTATATTATATTCCAAAACAAAATGCATTGGGTTCTTTTAATACTGAATTTGGTGATGAATTATATATGATTGAAGAACGTGCCGCTTCTGGTCATGGCGATAAAGCAAGTTTTGGTTTTTCTGATAAAATAATTAGCACAGATGATTTATTAAAAAAATTAGCTAAAAGTGAAAAACACATATTAGATGAACCTGCTTATATAAAAGCTCGTTTGTTTGATATGTTAATTGGCGACTGGGACAGACACGAAGACCAATGGCGTTGGGCTGTTTTTAAGGAAAATGGACACACTATTTATCGCCCTGTTCCTAGAGATAGAGATCAAGCTTTTTCTATTATGGGAGATGGTTTTTTATTAAATATCGCTACCAGAATAATTCCTGATTTACGCTTAATGAAAGCATATCAAGAAGATTTAAAAAGTCCGAAATGGTTTAATTTAGAGCCGTATCCTTTAGATATGTCTTTAATTAGTCAATCCGATAAAAAAGTTTGGGATGCTCAAGTAAAACATATTACAGCTACAATTACAGATGAAATTATAACAGAAGCTTTCAATAATTTTCCTGATGAAGTACAAGGTGAAACAATTAAAATCATCAAGAAAAAATTACAAGGAAGAAGACAAAATCTGCAAAAAATATCTGATATTTATTTTAATCATATTAATAAATTTCAAATAATTAAAGGAACTAATAAAGACGATTGGTTTGAAATTAATCGATTACCAAACGGACAAACAAACGTTACCGCCTACAGAATTAAAAAAGGAGAAAAAGGTGCTGTTTTTCATCAGAGAACTTATAATCATTCTGAAACTAAAGAAATATGGATATATGGTTTAGATGATGACGATGTTTTTGTAGTAAAAGGTAATGGAAATAATCTGATTAAACTTCGAATTATTGGTGGTCAAAACAATGATAATTATGATATTCGAAATGGTAAAAAAGTAAAAGTTTACGATTATAAATCAAAGAAAAATACTTTTATCACCAATAAAGGACGTAAAAAATTAACTGACGATTACGAAATAAACATATACGATTATAAAAAATTAAAAAATAACACCAATGTTTTAGTGCCTATTATTGGCACAAATCCTGATGACGGTTTTAAAATAGGTGTTTCTAATACCTATACGACTTACGGTTTTGAAAGAAATCCGTTTACAACACAGCATAAAATTTCTGGGGCATATTATTTTGCTACTGATGGTTTTGAATTAAATTATTCCAATGAATTTGCAAATATTATCGGTAATTGGAATTTAGGATTTAACGCAATGTACACAAGTCCTAATTATGCTATAAACTTCTTCGGATTTGGAAATAATTCTATAAACTTAGAGGCTGATAATCTTAAAGATAAAAACTATAATCGAGTTAAAATTAGAAAATTAATTGCAGGTTCCTCTATTCATTGGAAAAGTGATTTAGCTGCTGAAATAAAACTAGGAATTAACTATCAATCATTTAAAATTGATGAAACTTCTGGTCGATTTATCACAACACAAACAATGAATTTTGACCGTCAAAACTTTTTAAATGCCGAAGCTAGTTATACTTTTGAAAACACTGACAATCCTGCTTTTACTACTATGGGAATGAAAACTGCGTTACAAGTTGGTTATACTTCAAATTTGAGTAATAAGAACAAGTTTGCATATACAATTCCATCTGTTTCTTTTGATTACAAACTAATTTCTAGCAGTCAATTAGTACTAGCTACAAAGTTTAAAGGACATCTTACCTTTGGTGATGGTTTTGAGTTTTACCAAGGAGCCAGTTTAGGAGCAAATAACGGATTACGCGGATATAGAAATGAACGTTTTACAGGTAAAAATGCTTTTTATCATAGTACTGATATTCGCCTAAATTTAACCACTTTAAAAACAAGTTTAGTTCCTTTATACATTGGAGTTTACGGAGGTTTTGATTATGGTAAAGTATGGATGAAAAATATGGATTCTGATAAATGGAATACCTCTATTGGTGGAGGTATGTTTTTTAATGCTGCAAATATGATGACAGCTAAAGTTTCTGCATTTAATAGCCAAGAAGGCTTACAAATAGCTTTTTCTTTAGGTTTTAATTTTTAA
- the msrA gene encoding peptide-methionine (S)-S-oxide reductase MsrA, translating into MTNQNLQIATLGGGCFWCTEAVFQEVKGIEKVVSGYAGGNVPGHPTYREVCSGLTGHAEVIQLTFDANIISYQDILIIFMTTHNPTTLNQQGADKGTEYRSVIFYHNEAQKEISEIVLTEVAPFYEDKIVTEVSSYTIFYEAEKAHQNYYRQNQTQGYCSFVISPKLATLRKLHAHKLK; encoded by the coding sequence ATGACTAATCAAAATTTACAAATAGCCACTTTAGGCGGTGGATGTTTTTGGTGTACAGAAGCAGTTTTTCAGGAAGTAAAAGGTATTGAAAAAGTAGTTTCTGGTTATGCTGGCGGAAATGTTCCTGGGCATCCAACATATAGAGAAGTTTGTAGCGGATTAACAGGACATGCCGAAGTAATTCAACTTACTTTTGATGCTAATATAATTTCGTATCAAGATATTTTAATAATTTTTATGACAACTCACAATCCGACAACCTTAAATCAGCAGGGGGCGGATAAAGGAACTGAATATCGTTCTGTAATTTTTTATCATAATGAAGCTCAAAAAGAAATTTCAGAAATTGTTTTAACTGAAGTTGCTCCTTTTTATGAAGATAAAATTGTTACCGAAGTTAGTTCATATACTATTTTTTATGAGGCAGAAAAAGCACATCAAAATTATTACAGACAAAACCAAACACAAGGTTATTGTAGTTTTGTTATTTCGCCAAAATTAGCAACACTTCGAAAATTACATGCTCATAAATTAAAGTAA
- the msrB gene encoding peptide-methionine (R)-S-oxide reductase MsrB: MLTWKNIIHFAVNGNPTPIKRVEKSEEKWKELLTNEQFRITRLKGTERPFSGELCTAYDQGKYNCICCDTPLFDSTIKFDSSSGWPSFTQPITENAIKYHRDTTFGMVRVEVLCNSCDAHLGHVFPDGPEPSGLRYCINSESMILNKN; the protein is encoded by the coding sequence ATGCTTACTTGGAAAAATATTATTCACTTTGCAGTAAACGGAAACCCAACACCAATAAAAAGGGTTGAAAAATCCGAAGAAAAATGGAAAGAATTATTAACTAATGAACAATTCAGAATTACCCGTTTAAAAGGAACTGAACGTCCTTTTTCTGGAGAATTATGTACTGCTTATGATCAAGGAAAATACAACTGTATTTGTTGCGATACTCCTTTATTTGATTCTACTATTAAGTTTGATTCAAGCTCTGGATGGCCAAGTTTTACACAACCAATTACCGAAAATGCTATTAAATATCATAGAGATACAACTTTTGGAATGGTACGAGTAGAAGTTTTATGCAATAGTTGTGATGCACATTTAGGACATGTTTTTCCTGATGGTCCTGAACCTAGTGGTTTAAGATATTGCATCAATTCGGAATCAATGATTTTAAATAAAAATTAA